A single region of the Bacillus cereus genome encodes:
- a CDS encoding tripeptidase T, whose translation MINQERLVNEFMELVQVDSETKFEAEICKVLTEKFTALGVEVFEDDTMGVTGHGAGNLICTLPATKDGVDTIYFTSHMDTVVPGNGIKPSIKDGYIVSDGTTILGADDKAGLASMFEAIRVLKEKNIPHGKIEFIITVGEESGLIGAKALDRERITAKYGYALDSDGKVGEIVVAAPTQAKVNAIIRGKTAHAGVAPEKGVSAITIAAKAIAKMPLGRIDSETTANIGRFEGGTQTNIVCDHVQIFAEARSLINEKMEAQVAKMKEAFETTAKEMGGHADVEVNVMYPGFKFADGDHVVEVAKRAAENIGRTPSLHQSGGGSDANVIAGHGIPTVNLAVGYEEIHTTNEKIPVEELAKTAELVVAIIEEVAK comes from the coding sequence ATGATTAATCAAGAACGTTTAGTAAATGAATTCATGGAGTTAGTACAAGTAGATTCTGAAACAAAATTTGAAGCAGAAATTTGCAAAGTGTTAACAGAGAAATTTACTGCTTTAGGTGTAGAAGTATTTGAGGATGACACGATGGGCGTGACTGGTCATGGTGCAGGTAACTTAATTTGTACTTTACCAGCAACAAAAGACGGTGTTGATACAATTTATTTCACTTCTCATATGGATACAGTAGTTCCTGGTAATGGAATTAAGCCTTCTATTAAAGATGGATATATCGTATCAGATGGTACTACAATTTTAGGAGCGGATGATAAAGCGGGATTAGCATCAATGTTTGAAGCAATTCGTGTTTTAAAAGAGAAAAACATCCCTCATGGTAAAATTGAATTTATTATTACAGTTGGAGAAGAATCTGGTCTTATTGGTGCAAAAGCGTTAGACCGTGAGCGTATTACAGCGAAGTATGGTTACGCATTAGATAGCGATGGAAAAGTTGGTGAAATCGTTGTTGCAGCTCCAACACAAGCGAAAGTGAATGCGATTATTCGTGGGAAAACAGCGCACGCTGGCGTAGCACCGGAAAAAGGTGTATCTGCAATTACTATCGCAGCAAAAGCAATTGCAAAGATGCCACTTGGTCGTATCGATTCTGAAACAACTGCAAATATTGGGCGTTTTGAAGGTGGCACACAAACAAATATCGTTTGCGATCATGTTCAAATTTTTGCAGAAGCTCGTTCTTTAATCAATGAGAAAATGGAAGCACAAGTTGCAAAAATGAAAGAAGCATTTGAAACAACTGCAAAAGAAATGGGTGGTCATGCAGACGTTGAAGTAAATGTTATGTACCCAGGTTTTAAGTTTGCTGATGGAGATCACGTTGTAGAAGTTGCGAAACGCGCTGCTGAAAACATTGGCCGTACACCTTCTCTTCACCAAAGTGGTGGCGGAAGTGATGCGAACGTAATCGCAGGACACGGTATTCCAACAGTTAACTTAGCAGTTGGTTATGAAGAAATTCATACAACAAATGAAAAAATTCCTGTTGAAGAATTAGCGAAAACAGCAGAATTA